CCCCCGCGCAGACAGTCGCGATCGTCGTAGAAGTTCCAGCAGATCACAACTTTGTTATCAACGAATACCTGATGCCGATTCTACCTGTCGTTCGGTGTCGTGATTTCGACGAAGCATTGGCAGGCGCACTCCGAGCGGAGGGTGGACGCGGACACACCGCAGTGCTCCATACCAACAATACCAAACGTATCACGCAATTCAACAAAGCGATGGACTGTAGCGTTGTAGTTATTAATGCCCCGTCTTATGCCTCTTGCGGATTGGAAGGCGAAGGCTTTTTAGCAATGACAATCGCGGGACCGACAGGCGAAGGGTATACGCGTCCACGCACTTTTACGCGTCAGCGGCGATTAACGATCGCAAACAATTTGTCAGCACATACCCAGTGACGGAAATAGGTTATTTGTGACCGGTCTGGGTCGTTTAAAATTTTTCCTAAACGGGACAAAGGCGTTATGCGAACAGAGATTGACGATCTGAGAGCGTTAATACGCCAGCATGAGCGTAAATATTACATCGAAAACCAGCCGGAAATATCAGATGCCAAATTCGATGCGCTCATGCTGGAACTTGAGGCACTCGAAGCGGCATCTGACGCGCCTATCCCTCCTGATTCTCCTACGCAGCGGGTTGGTGGCGGTGCTGTATTAGGCACCCGCATCCCACATCGTAACCCCATGTTGAGCCTGAACAATAACTACGACGCACAGGAACTACGCGAATTCGGGGAACGTGTCCAGCGATTGTTAGAAGATGCCCCTGTCGAATATGCTACAGAGTTAAAGATAGACGGTTTAGGTGTTTCGCTAATCTATGAGAATGGAGTACTCACGCGAGGACTTACGCGTGGTGATGGCGAATACGGCGAGGATATAACGGACAATTTACGAACGATTCGTTCTGTACCGCTGCGGCTTGTTGAAACAGAAACAATGTTCCCTCCGGTGTTAGAAGTCCGTGGCGAAGTCTTCATTCCGAAGGATCGGCTCAACGACATTAACATGCAGCGCGAGGCAGCAGGTGAGCCGCCTTTTGCAAATCCTCGGAACGCCGCTGCTGGGTCGCTACGCCTGCAAGATGCGTCTATCACTGCTTCTCGTCCGTTAGATATTTTCATCTATACCCTCAATTACGCGGAAGGCGTTGAATTCGCAACGCATACGGAATCGCTCGAACTGATGAAGCGTTGGGGATTGAAGTGCAATCCGCATACTGACTGCCATAAGTCAATAAATGACGTTCAGCACTACTATGAACAGTGGGTAGAAAAACGTCATGAACTCCGTTATGAGACCGACGGTATCGTCGTAAAAGTTGACCGTTTCTCCTACCAACATGAACTCGGAGCAACCTCTAAATACCCTCGCTGGGCAATCGCCTACAAGTTCAATGCGCAGCAAGCCATCACGACTATTGAAAGAATAGATGTACAGGTTGGACGCACGGGGGTTCTGACACCTGTTGCGATTTTGGAGCCTGTGACACTCGCGGGTGCGACAATTACGAACGCTACCCTGCACAACGCTCAAGAAATTGAAACCAAAGACATCCGTATCGGAGATCGGATTGTGCTTGAACGCGCTGGGGATGTCATCCCTAAAATCGTTGAGGTACTGGTAGCAGAACGTACCGGCAATGAGGCCGCTTTTGAATTCCCTGATCGGTGTCCAGTGTGTGATACGCCTGTCCAACGTACAGAAGCGGAGGTCGCGGTCCGGTGCGTCAACGTATTGTGCGTTGCACAACTGAAACGTCAAATTGCGCACTATGCTTCGCGCAATGCACTCCAAATCGAAGGTCTCGGTACCGCGACAATTGATCAATTAGTGGATAAAGAGTTAGTGCGTGATGTTGCCGACCTTTACGGTTTGGAAATAGAACCGCTAAGTGAATTAGAGCGGATGGGTGTTCCGTCTGCGCGCAACCTTGTCCATCAAATCGAACGGAGCAAGACGGCATCTGTAGAGAAAGTACTTTTCGGACTCGGCATCTTTCATGTCGGCGAGACTGTCGCCGAGCTGCTCATTGAACACTTCTTATCTTTAGATGCGCTCAGCACAGCGACACCCGAAGAGATTGAATCGGTAGACGGTATCGGCCCGCAGATAGCAGAAAGCGTTGTTAACTTTTTTTCGCAAAGCCAACCGCTACTTGACAAATTGCGGGCAGCCGGTTTACACTGTTTTACGGTAGAAGCAGAGGCTACCCGTATAGAAATCGCGGTGCCTGATAGTTTCTTTAGCGGAAAGACATTCGTTGTTACGGGGAGTCTTGAAGGTATGACGCGCACAGAGGCATCTAAGGAGATTAAGGCGCGAGGCGGTAAAGTTACGTCAAGTGTGACGAGTAAGACGGATTACCTTATCGCCGGGGAAGGTGCTGGTAGCAAATATACCAAAGCCGTAGAATTGGATATTCCGATTCTGACAGCAGCAGATTTCTCTGAAAAACTCCAGCAAGGCAACGTGTAACGAATATCCCACGCCTTGCGTCTAAGTATATCTACGAATTTCTGCTCCGTTGATGCCTAACCTCAGCACTCTTAAGTTCCTGATTCAGACGAATTGTAATAGGCACACGATTCGCGTAAGCGACACTCTTGACAGCTCGGCGTTTTCTTCTGACATACTCTCGCACCGTGCCCAACTATTAACGCATGATATTCGTTAAAAAGATCCACATCGTGGGGGAGGTTATCCATAAACATGGCGCGAAGTTTCGCGTAATTATATTTCCCTTCAATCCAGCCTAACCTCGAAAAAAGCCTGTAAGTATACGAATCAACGACAAAACTCGGTTTACCCGCGGCATAGAGGATAATCGTATCCGCTGTTTCGGGACCGACACCGTAGATAGAGAGAAGTTCTTCGCGTAATTCAGGAACATCCTGCTGAAACATTACGTGCAACGGACGCTCCGTGATGTAATCCACAAATGCGCGCACTTTCTGTGCCTTCATGCGAAAATAGCGCGACGGTCGGATCAATCGTTCCAATGCAGCTTGGCTAATAGAAGCGATCTCTTCGGATGTAAAGGCACCAGCGTTTCTGAGATTCTCCATCGCTTTTTCGACATTGCGCCACGATGTGGCTTGTGTTAGGATTGCCCCGAGTGCCACTTCAAAGGGTGTGTCTGCGGGCCACCACTTACGGTTCCCATGTTGGGCAAGGAGTTGGTTATAGAGCGTATAGAGTCTTTCGGTAAGATTATCTTCATACAGAATTTGCATAAGTAGAAAATCCTCAATATCATAAGGGGAAAATCATGGATTTAAGTTTTAGCACCAGCGCAGGCAACGGCGGTTGGAGCCTTGCCGAATGCACAGCGTGGGCAAAAGAAAACGGATTTGATGCAATCCGTCCGAACGCCACTGGCACTTTTGAACCGAGTGTCATTATACAATCCGGTGGCGAAGCAGTCAAGAAAATTTTAGAGGTCAACGGTATCTACCTCGCTGCCTTGACATCGCACTGTAACCTCCTTGACGATGTCGCGGAAAATCGGGAAAACGCCCGTGACACACTGATGCAGGCAATCGAAGCGACACACATCCTCGGTGCCCCAGTGGTAGTGACGTATGCGGGGAGTCCTGTAAGTTGGCACTTTTACGGACAATTCTCTTCGGAGCCGGGGAACCCGGGTGACCGGTCAGTTGAACTCGTCGGACGGTTCGAGGAGATGTGGACACCTGTCGTCCGATTCGCGGAAGAGAAAGGCGTGCAGCTTGCGTTAGATTGTGCCGTCCGGATGGGCAATATCGCTTGTAACCCTGAAATGTGGGAACGGATCCTTGATGCGATTCCATCAGATTCGCTGGGGCTGTCCTGCGACCCGTCACATTGGTTATGGATGGGCATTTTACCTGCTGAGGATGCGATCCGTATGTTTGACGGTAAGTGGTATTATGCCGACGTAAAAGATTGCGAAATTAGTCCGCGCATGAAGTTCCGACAAGGGATTATTGGGAACTGGTGGTGGCAATATCGGGTGCCCGGGCGCGGACAATTAAATTGGGGTACAATCACTGGTGCGCTGCAAGAATCTGGTTATGATTATGTGTTATGTGTCGAAAACGAGGATCGGGGTGCCCCCGGGTTAGACGGTTTCGCCCTCGGTGGTAGGTATCTTCGGCAATTCCTTTAGTAGTTTTCAGTTGGAGAACTGAATGGCTCTGTTTTAATTTTCTAACCCTTGAAATTGATTGGGATTTGTGTTAATCTACAAGCATATCTATTCTGCATGAAATGACAAACCGAAAAATGGAAAAGCAGTTACAACCGAAATCACATAAAATAGCGATTCTTGCCGAAGGCTCATTCGGTGTTCTTGAATCAAAAACCGCCACAGTCCTCGTGCGCTATCTCCCTGATAATGTTGTCGCAGTTATTGATAGTGCCAATGCGGGACGAGATGTCAGCGAAGTTATTGAGATTGGGGAAGGGATTCCGATTGTCCGCTATCTCGCTGAGGCGATGCGATTCAATCCGACGATGCTTGCTATCGGCATTGCACCACCCGGGGGCGAGTTGCCACATCCTTGGCGCGCGATCCTCCGTGAGGCGATCCAGAACGGCTTGCACGTCATGAGCGGACTCCACCAATTCCTGAGCGAAGACACAGAACTGTCCGAATTGGCAGCAGCAAACGATGTGGTTTTATGGGATGCCCGAAAACCGCCTGCCGATTTACCCGTCGCAACGTGCAAAGCCGATGAAGTTGATGCCACGGTTATTTTGACTGTCGGCTCAGATTGCCGTGTCGGGAAGATGCTATCTGGTATAGAGGTGACCCGTGCTGCGCGGGAACGTGGTGTGAATGCCGAATTTTGTCCGACGGGACAGAATGGGATTATGGTCTGGGGTTGGGGAATTGCGATCGATGCTGTCGTCTCCGATTTTACTGCTGGTGCCGCGGAGGAGATTGTGCTGGAAGGTGCAAAAAATCACGAGCTGCTTATCGTTGAAGGGCAAGGTTCGTTGGTCCATCCGGGGTACTCCGGTGTAACGTTAAGTCTACTCCACGGCAGTCTACCGGATGCGATGATCTTTTGTCACCAACCCTCACGGGATACAGTTGCGCGGTATACAGTGCCGTTGCCATCGTTAACTGAGATGATTGCGCACTATGAGACGTTGGCTGCACCGATAAAACCCGCTAAAGTGATTGGGTTGGCGTTGAATTGCTTTGATTTGTCCAAGGATGAGGCACGCGAAGCAATTCAACAGGCAGAGGCGGAAACGGGGCTGCCAGCAACAGATGTCGTGCGGTTCGGGGCGGATAAACTCGTTGATGCGATTCAGAAAGTGCATAGAGAAATGAGGAGAGATTTCAATGAGCGAACCCAAAAAGATTGAAACATTAGAAATGCCCAAGTATCCAAAGGTCAAAATCGCTGTTAAGAATTTCGGGCCGATTGCAGAAGCCACAATAGACCTCCAACCATTGACAGTATTTGTCGGACCAAGCAACACTGGAAAAACTTACTTTTCTACGTTAATCTATGCGTTAGACGGCGTTTTTACAGGACACTCAAAATTCCCAGGGCGGTTCAAACGCTTAGGTATTCATGGTTTCAAGGACTTGTTAAATCAAAATTGGGATGCGATTCGCTCAATTCTCAAAAAACTAAACACATCTGATCAATCGATTAAGTTTTCAGATTTGCCACCAGAAATTCGTGCCAGTTTAGAGTCAGACCTCAAGGATCCGGAAAGCACAGCAAACGAGCTCAACCGCTGCTTTGACTTAAATTCAATTACAGAATTGATTCGTTTAAAAAACGGTCAACGCAGTGAAATGAGCGTCTCTCTGGAGGTCAGGCGGGAAAATCAGCGTCTATGGAATTTCAATATAGAGGGCTGCGGGTCAAATTTTGCGGTACGTGGTTCAGTCAACGAGGATTTAATGATTTACGACAAAGACTCGTTGATCTCACATTCACATAAGGACCTTGACATTGATGATTTATTTTTCTGGGCCGCTATTGAATTAGACAGACATCGAGAAAAAAGATTCTATCTACCAGCCGCCCGAAGCGGAATTATGCAGAGTCACCGAGTGATAGCCAGTTCACTCGTCGAGCGTGCGACTCGCGGCGGTCTCACACCATTAGAGGTTCCGACGTTTTCAGGGATTGTCGCAGATTTTATGCAGCAACTTATACTCTACAAAGAATCCGAAGCACCCGACGAAGGCATAACACAGCTTGCAGGGACCATAGAATCTGGTGTGCTTGACGGTCAGATTCTCATGAAACCTACACCGAGCGGATATCCGGATTTTCTTTTTCGTTCGCGCGAAATGGGAGAAGATGTGCGTCTTACACGCGCAGCGTCTATGGTATCTGAACTCGCCCCGGTTGTACTTTTTCTCCGCAGTGGCATCCGCCCTGGTGATATGCTCATCATTGAAGAACCGGAGGCACACTTGCATCCGGGTGCCCAAACTGATATAGCATTAACCCTCGCTGGTTTAGTCCGTGCCGGTGTACGAGTTGTCGTGACAACTCATAGCGATTGGATACTCAAAGAAATTGCGAATCTAATACGGATAGGGGACCTCAAGAGAAAAGGCGTGCCGCAAGTGAAAAAGATGGAATCAATCCATTGGTTACTACCGGAGGAAGTAGGGACATGGTGGTTCCAAAAGGACGGGATCGTGAAACACATTCCTTTTGATCCCACTGAAGGCATAGAACCAAAAGACTATGAAGACGTAGCATATAAACTCTATGACCGGTCTGTTAACCTCCAAGACTTACTTGAGAAAGCCGGATAGGAGGTAGCAGCGAGTGGGACTAAAAGAGCTTCTCACAGAAATAGAGAAGCAAGTACACGAAGAATGCATTAGCAAATCTTGTAGTGGAGACGGATGTCGTGTATACCTAACCGGCACCCCATCTGACCGAGTTATCGTAAACCTTGAATGCGAATTTGAACAGCGGAAAATAAGCACAAAACGATGTGACTATGTTCTCTTCTGTGGCGATGCTTCTCGAGGTAATTTGGTTGTTGTGCTTATAGAACTCAAAAGTGGAACTTTTAAAACATCAACAGTAGCCGATCAGCTGCAAAGCGGAGCCAACTTCGTCTCAGAAATGTTTGGAAAGTTACCTAAGGAGGCGAATGCAGCACTAAACACACTCGAAATTACGTGTGTTCCTACTCTGTTCCATGGTAAACGTATTGACAGATTTGAACTCCGAGAACTTGAACGCTCTAAAATTCGCTTCCGTAGTCGAAACACAGCAATTAAGAGAAGTAAGGGTGGTCAAGCAAAAAATCTCGCCTCAGTTTTGAGCGGATAGACCTATTCTCAAATAAGGAGATGTAAATCCTATGACTGATGAAGAAAAATTTCGATTTGACTTGAGCGGATTTCTCGTGCGTCCTGCGATCCTTGAACGTGATGAAGTGAACGCAATCGTCGATCAGATCGAGAGGATACACCATAGTCCTGAATCTTTACCACCAGAACACCGCGCTGTGCCGGGAGGTCCAGCAAGTGTCCTGATTGACCATCCGAAGGTCCTTGATGTACTGCACGAAATCATCGGACCCGATGTTCGGTTAGAGAACTGTTCCTCTGTCTGGCGAGAAAAAGGGCAGGAACATGGTGGACTTCACGGTGGTGGACCGCAACAAGGGGATCCAATTTTCGGGTACCGTGTCAATAATGGACGGATTCACGCGGGGATGGTGCGTGTCGTCTTTGAACTCACAGATGTCTCCAAAAACGATGGCGCGACACACTTTATCGCGGGCAGTCACAAGTCTAACTTCCCGATGCACGCTGAACACATGTCGTTAGAGGCAGGGAAACGGAGTCCGTTTCTGATGTCATACGAATGTCCGGCTGGCAGTGCGATTTTCTTTACGGAAAACCTGTGTCATGCGGGTCCTGTCTGGCAACGGGAGGCACCGCGCGTGGCAGTGCTGAACGCTTACGCGCATCTCGCAACGCATTGGCATCGGCTGAAGACTCCGCCCGAAGTACTCGCCGCCTTACCGCGTGAAAAGCAGGCATACTTCCGTGAACCATGGGTTGCCGATTTCCGTACGAGTCCAGCAACAATAAACACGATTGAACGATTTATTGACAACGACGAACCACCTGTTAACACCGATACTAAACCGTGATTTTATGTGGCGAGGTTGACAACCTCGCCAGCAAACAAAGAGCAAAAATAGCATTACGGTACAACTGGTGATATTTCTGCGCCTTCATCATCCGATGTCGTCGCTTGAATTTCAGGCTCCGGTACCGTTGGAACAGTAATCTCACCAGCAACAATGCTCGCCTTCAATGCTTCAACCTTTGCTAAGATGTCATCAGAGATCAAATCCCTATTGCCATCAGTCAACAGATAGCCGACATTGTCTTCAGCAAGACCGAGAGACCGAACACCAGCCATCAGATTCCCAGCTGCGAATTCTTGGATAACCTTATACGCTGACTCGTCGATTCCGACGCGCAGCCCTGTTAGGATTATGTCCGGTGCGACATCAGTGATATCAATGTAGTTCCATATCACATACCTGTCATCCGCGAGTTTAGCGGCTGCAACGGCACCAAAACCCGATTGGTCCGCCATCGCGTAAATCACGTCCACACCACTATCGTATTGAGTAGACGCAATCTCCTGTCCTTTGACCGGATTGTAGAAACCCGCTTGATCATCAGCGACATAACCTCTAATTATTTCCGCGTTTGGATTGACCGCTTTGACACCAGCGAGGTAACCGGCTTCAAATTCGTGCAGTAACGGAACATCCGCACCACCGAGGTAACCGACTTTCCCGGTCTTCGATTTTAATCCGGCAATCGCGCCAGCGAGAAATGTCCCTTCGTTGACTCGATGGGTGAAAGAAACTACATTCGGTAGATCCACCGCGGCGTCAAAAACGACAAACATAACGTCTGGAAATTCCGGTGCCACGCGTGAAACTGGGTCAGCCATTTGATAACCGGAAGTGATAACGAGCCCTGAGTTTCCAGCAGCGGCTTGCAGCTGCATATCCCATGTCTCGAAATTGCTCTCCATTTCGGTTATCTCAACGCTAAGCTCCGCTTTGGCTTTCTGGATACCGTTATAGAGGACATCACAGTAAGAGGAATCACCAAGGCAGTCACCCGGATAGACAACACTTACCCGAATCGGGGCAGCCTCCGTCGCGTCTTGCGGTTCAGAGACAATCATATCCTGAACCCGATTACAGCCACAGGTATAGATTAATAAGAATCCGAAGACCAAAAAACTTGCATTTTTCAACACGTTCAAATAGTTCATTTTTCTCCTATACATTGTAAACGCACAACGTGCGTTGTCACATATTTAAAGTTAAGACTTACGCGATTCATCGTTTTTAGTAGGCGCGCTTTCTGGGTAAGTCCGGTTAAAGTATTAGACACACCTAATGCGATTATACTTAAAATATTAACGGCACACGTCGTGTGCCGTTACATAAGTCAGAGTCATTCAGTTTTAAGAAATTATAGAGTTTCTCGTCCTTTTTTCAGGATCCGGTTCGGTTAGGAAAACGAACCTACCGGGCCTGGGACCAAAATTGGACTACAGAACTGAGAACTGACCTGTAAATCGGGTGGACAAAGCCCGCCTACAAGAGTGTTTCGCGGGAATTGAATGGCCCTGAATTATGTTCAAAAAACCTTGATTTTTTGCATCGAATATGGTATAATAACCGTGAATGATTTAGCGTAATAGATTGTTGTTCCGCGCTATGTTTCCTGATGTAAATAGTATAGACACCAACTATAAAAATTACACAAATTTCTTCCGATAGCATGAACGGGGGAACCCCATGAACACTTGGCACGGCTTAAATGAGAAACAGATAGAAGCAGTAATACATAAAGACGGTCCCCTTCTCGTTATCGCAGGTCCCGGTACTGGAAAAACAAAAGTCATCACACACCGCATTGAGCATCTGATCCGCGAACACAATATCAGACCTGAGAAGATTCTGGCGATTACGTTTACGAATAAAGCAGCGGAAGAGATGCAGGAACGCATCAACACCGAGATCGGCGAACCGCACGGATCCAGCGTTAAGGCTTGCACCTTCCATGCATTTTGTGTCAAAGTGCTAAGGAAACACGCGCTGAAGATTGGATTGAGCGAGAATTTCACCATCTTTGACCAAGAACTCCAAGACGAGATTTTAACAGAAAGCGTCCGAGAACTGAGTCTCAACGCTGACGACTACCCGCCATGGCTGCTACGAAACATTATCAGCGATGCTAAATGCACACTCCAGGACCCAGTTGAAGCAGTAGACAACACAGAGATTTACGACCCAGAGACGCTCGAAAATATCCGAAATATACTGCAAACCTATCAGCACAAACTCACTGAATACGATGCCCTCGATTTTGATGACCTTCTGCTGAAAACCGTCGAACTCTTAGGCGTAAAAGAAGTAAAAGAAGCCTATCATAAGGAAATTTCCTATATCCTCGTTGACGAATTTCACGATGTGAATCGCGTGCAGTACTATCTACTCCAACTGCTCTGTGCCGCACCGGCGCGTAATCTCATGGTCGTCGCCGATGAAGACCAGTCTATCTATAGTTGGCGTGGGTCAAACCCAGAGTATATTGACAATTTTAGAACGGATTTCGATCCGCGAACCGTCGAACTGGATGATCATTACAGGTGTAGTGAGAAAATCTTACGCGCTGCAGAAGAAGTTATCTCCAGAAACCCGGAGCGACAGAAACAGCACACCCTCAGAACCCACAAAGATGCAGGACGCGACATTTTTCATTATACTTTTGACACACCGATAGCGGAAGCACTTGGCATCATTCATGTTATTGAGAATTTGGTAAAGCAGCGTGGCTATTCCTATCGCGATATTGCGGTTTTTTACCGGACACACAAACTCGCTGATGTTTTGGCGGAGCAGCTGCTGCGCAAAGACATCAAATTCCAACGGATTCTACCGACAAATTCCTTTAGTGAAGGAAACAGCAAGGCGATTCTGGCATATCTCCGTCTCATCCAGTGGCAACTTCCGCAGGATTTGGAACAGGCAATCAATTTCCCTGAGACCTGTATTGACGATTTGACATGGGTGCGTCTCAAGTGGCTCGCGCAGCGTGAACATATTGCGTTTATAGAGCTTTTGAGAAATATTGAGGCATACGCAGAAGATGTCGGTCCCTTGACCCGTCGAAACGTCCGCCAGTTCTGGACGCAACTTGAGAACCTGTCAACCGGCATCCAAGACGCGAAGATTGATAAAATCATTCAGACCCTCTTTGACGCTTTGGAACGCTCTCGCTCGCCTTACCGCGCCGAAGAGCTGGAAGTTATTGAGAAACAGCCTGAGCTGCCGAACCTTGTGACCGCGCAGGATGTCCTTTATAGTGCCCTTGACCTTGATGAACCCATCCAGATTACTGCCTGCCACGGCATCGACGAGTATTGCGCGGCGCATATCATTCATCAGACGCTTGAAACGTATCTCAACCAGCATGCACAACTCCAATTCTTACCACCTAACGTAAATAGACCGCCGCAGCTGGACAACGGTGTCCATCTCCTCATTGGTGATTTTGAAGAACTTGGAAGAAAAGCACGGGACACGCGGATTATTCTCATCGGAACCCCAGCAGAAATGGCAGATAGCGATGTAATTCACCTCGAAACCAAAGGTGTTCGGAGCATCGCGGCACTCAAACTTTGCCAACGCCTTATTAATCGCTTTGAAAATCCAAATATGGCAGATATGGTTGTCTATGATCTGGAGACAACGGGTATCAACCCGAAAACAGCAGAAATTGTTGAGATCGCCGCGCACCGTCTCAGCGTAATCGGAGATGAAGTGGAAAGGTACCACTGCTTGGTAAAACCCCCCGGCGGGCTTATCCCTCGTGCAGCCACACGCATTCACCAGATTGATGCAGAGACCGTCAAAAACGCACCCGGCATTGAGATGGTATTGCCCGAATTTTCTGGATTTATCCAAGATCGGATTTTGATTGGGCATAATGTCGCGGAATACGATAATCCAATTCTTGCGCGAGACCTCAGCAGGTACTTGAAAATAGGATTATCGGCACCGCATTACGATACCCTTACCACCGCGCGTCGGCTTTTCCCGCGACAACGGTGTAGCATCGGCGCGCTTGCTGAAAAATTTGGCATTGAACATGATCGTCTACACGGTGCCTTAGAGGATGTTAGGGTCAATAGAGAAATTTTCAAAGAGCTCATCAAAATCGATGCTTACAAACGGGAAGTGAAATCCCTCACCGAACTTCTTCCGCTTGTGGGGCTTGGCATCCTCGCTAAAACGGAGGCATCGGAACAAGCAGTAGTAGCTACAAGAGATACCTTAACTGAAACCGATGTACTCCTTAACGCTGCGAAGCGTTTTGTCCAGACACACAACGCTGTTCCGCCGGATCGTCTACCGCTTGAAGCAGCAGAAGCAGCAGAAGCAACAGCATACATAGAAGAACTACGAGATACCGCTGTCCCAGAATTCCGAGAAGATATTGAATGGCGGCAACGCCATATTCAGTTTATGAACGCTGTCGTCCATTTTGAATCCGTGAACGACGAGCATCAGCTCACCAACTTCTTGGACTATCAGAAGTTACTTACCAATATCGATGAGCTTGACGATAAGACCGAGCAATTGACCTTAATGACGTTACACGCAGCGAAAGGCACAGAATTTCCGGTCGTTATCATTCTCGGCATGGAGGAGGGAAGCTTCCCGATGTGGCGGCAGAACATCACAGAAGCAGAAATTGAGGAGGAGCGGCGTCTCTTCTATGTCGGTATGACCCGCGCGCAAAACCAACTCTATCTGTCGTCTACCACCTATCGCACAGGTGATCGGGATCGCGCTGCATCTATGTTCGTTCGTGAAGTGCCGTCTAACTACGTGATCAAATGGCCTCAGCCGAGACATGCGTAAATATTCCACAGTCCCAAAGCACTTTTGACTTGAAAAATGCGAATTGATTGCCAAAGCCACATATTTCCAAACGCCTATATTGAAATCCTCGCGCAGAACCCGCATCCGCCGCAAGTGATTCGCAGCGGCAGCGAGGCTGTCGTTACGTACGGTAATGTTCAAACATTTCGCTTACAAGACGAGGCATACGATCCGAAACGCAAACTCAAAGACATGGACGAAGCGGAAGTCGATATGGCACTGCTCAGTACCAATATACCGCCACCATGTATGCTCGCACCTGAATTAGGGAACAAGGGTGCGCAAGCGATTAACAATGCCATCGCTGAACTTGTGGACATGTACCCAAACCGATTCGCAGGATTGGCGTGCCTTCCGTGGCAAAATCCAGATGAGGCAATCACAGAAATGGATCGAGTGCAGCAACTCGGTTTTCGCGGG
The sequence above is a segment of the Candidatus Poribacteria bacterium genome. Coding sequences within it:
- a CDS encoding BMP family protein, with the translated sequence MNYLNVLKNASFLVFGFLLIYTCGCNRVQDMIVSEPQDATEAAPIRVSVVYPGDCLGDSSYCDVLYNGIQKAKAELSVEITEMESNFETWDMQLQAAAGNSGLVITSGYQMADPVSRVAPEFPDVMFVVFDAAVDLPNVVSFTHRVNEGTFLAGAIAGLKSKTGKVGYLGGADVPLLHEFEAGYLAGVKAVNPNAEIIRGYVADDQAGFYNPVKGQEIASTQYDSGVDVIYAMADQSGFGAVAAAKLADDRYVIWNYIDITDVAPDIILTGLRVGIDESAYKVIQEFAAGNLMAGVRSLGLAEDNVGYLLTDGNRDLISDDILAKVEALKASIVAGEITVPTVPEPEIQATTSDDEGAEISPVVP
- a CDS encoding UvrD-helicase domain-containing protein, yielding MNTWHGLNEKQIEAVIHKDGPLLVIAGPGTGKTKVITHRIEHLIREHNIRPEKILAITFTNKAAEEMQERINTEIGEPHGSSVKACTFHAFCVKVLRKHALKIGLSENFTIFDQELQDEILTESVRELSLNADDYPPWLLRNIISDAKCTLQDPVEAVDNTEIYDPETLENIRNILQTYQHKLTEYDALDFDDLLLKTVELLGVKEVKEAYHKEISYILVDEFHDVNRVQYYLLQLLCAAPARNLMVVADEDQSIYSWRGSNPEYIDNFRTDFDPRTVELDDHYRCSEKILRAAEEVISRNPERQKQHTLRTHKDAGRDIFHYTFDTPIAEALGIIHVIENLVKQRGYSYRDIAVFYRTHKLADVLAEQLLRKDIKFQRILPTNSFSEGNSKAILAYLRLIQWQLPQDLEQAINFPETCIDDLTWVRLKWLAQREHIAFIELLRNIEAYAEDVGPLTRRNVRQFWTQLENLSTGIQDAKIDKIIQTLFDALERSRSPYRAEELEVIEKQPELPNLVTAQDVLYSALDLDEPIQITACHGIDEYCAAHIIHQTLETYLNQHAQLQFLPPNVNRPPQLDNGVHLLIGDFEELGRKARDTRIILIGTPAEMADSDVIHLETKGVRSIAALKLCQRLINRFENPNMADMVVYDLETTGINPKTAEIVEIAAHRLSVIGDEVERYHCLVKPPGGLIPRAATRIHQIDAETVKNAPGIEMVLPEFSGFIQDRILIGHNVAEYDNPILARDLSRYLKIGLSAPHYDTLTTARRLFPRQRCSIGALAEKFGIEHDRLHGALEDVRVNREIFKELIKIDAYKREVKSLTELLPLVGLGILAKTEASEQAVVATRDTLTETDVLLNAAKRFVQTHNAVPPDRLPLEAAEAAEATAYIEELRDTAVPEFREDIEWRQRHIQFMNAVVHFESVNDEHQLTNFLDYQKLLTNIDELDDKTEQLTLMTLHAAKGTEFPVVIILGMEEGSFPMWRQNITEAEIEEERRLFYVGMTRAQNQLYLSSTTYRTGDRDRAASMFVREVPSNYVIKWPQPRHA